A window of the Thalassoglobus sp. JC818 genome harbors these coding sequences:
- a CDS encoding zinc-ribbon domain-containing protein, producing the protein MSDEEKVAYLANLVAVSRVDGSVSPNETHAIELAQKHIGAKKTALRKADTLAQSEGFAPTLVGSFSVRIANLEDMISVSLADGVFEQTEKSVVLEFAKKIGITNEQLQLILAEVRSSLKSESASRACPNCSASVSRDAKFCPECGSSLELTDSAAAVAVEYSIPRTGIAVEFSESTAAGFADAVKKAKLAPENAECVKGKKTWYMAAWPKEQISEAAKLAKDLKGMRNRKVWVDSLESRWDDVFGFIWCSENRDTAYRPFEYCFGVDEKRLNTWGCKNARMDWTKWSEWFSYGSFKKGGLLKTEHEFVFDKKRIRHELETNLFRYRFCPHLNFKLIEAVLEILPDQVKVNPNGDWTFKREYEELPGSIKIKEKVVENGFSYTDEYYSSGVEPRTPDIGLAILKKAFAVVGGDPSGLKGLLTYRSD; encoded by the coding sequence TTGAGTGACGAAGAAAAGGTCGCGTACCTCGCCAATTTAGTCGCAGTCTCGCGCGTGGATGGCAGTGTTTCTCCGAATGAAACTCATGCAATAGAACTTGCGCAGAAACACATCGGAGCAAAGAAAACGGCTTTGCGCAAAGCCGATACTTTGGCACAAAGCGAGGGGTTTGCACCAACACTCGTTGGTTCGTTTTCCGTACGTATTGCGAACTTAGAGGACATGATTTCCGTGTCTCTAGCAGACGGAGTGTTTGAGCAAACCGAGAAGTCTGTTGTACTGGAGTTCGCGAAGAAGATTGGCATTACGAACGAACAACTTCAGCTCATTTTGGCTGAAGTTCGATCCTCTTTAAAATCCGAGAGTGCCTCACGCGCCTGCCCGAATTGCTCCGCTTCCGTTTCGCGGGACGCCAAATTCTGCCCAGAGTGTGGGAGTTCCCTTGAATTGACGGACAGTGCGGCAGCTGTCGCGGTTGAATACAGCATTCCGAGGACTGGCATTGCTGTTGAATTCTCCGAATCCACCGCTGCAGGATTTGCGGACGCCGTCAAGAAAGCCAAACTTGCTCCTGAGAATGCAGAATGTGTCAAAGGAAAGAAGACTTGGTACATGGCAGCATGGCCCAAAGAACAGATCTCCGAAGCTGCCAAACTAGCCAAAGACCTGAAAGGTATGAGGAATCGCAAGGTTTGGGTTGACTCTCTGGAATCACGTTGGGACGACGTCTTCGGGTTCATATGGTGCAGTGAGAATCGCGATACCGCTTACCGCCCCTTCGAGTACTGCTTTGGTGTCGACGAGAAACGGTTAAACACTTGGGGTTGCAAGAATGCTCGCATGGACTGGACGAAATGGAGCGAATGGTTTTCGTACGGCAGCTTCAAGAAAGGAGGCCTCCTCAAGACCGAGCATGAATTCGTTTTCGACAAAAAGCGGATTCGCCACGAACTTGAAACCAATCTCTTCAGGTACCGGTTCTGCCCACACTTGAACTTCAAGTTGATTGAAGCAGTGCTGGAAATTCTCCCGGACCAAGTAAAAGTAAACCCCAATGGCGATTGGACGTTCAAGCGAGAATACGAAGAATTGCCCGGATCGATAAAAATCAAGGAAAAGGTCGTCGAAAATGGCTTTTCGTACACTGATGAATACTACTCTTCGGGTGTTGAACCCAGAACTCCCGACATCGGCTTGGCGATTCTGAAGAAAGCCTTTGCAGTTGTCGGTGGAGACCCTTCAGGCCTGAAAGGTCTATTGACATACCGCAGCGATTGA